A genomic stretch from Pseudomonas mendocina includes:
- a CDS encoding bile acid:sodium symporter family protein, which translates to MTAVNLEFSPTAMIGLNAIIALMMFGVSLELRVDDFRRILLAPKAPLIGMLVQFVLLPASTCLLTILLPIDPSLAMGMILVATCPSGTFSNIMTWIGRGNVAVSASVTAVSSVTAGIFTPLNFALYAGINPQTRALLTEISVDPISLLLMVLLVLILPMALGMFIGKIRPLLAQKLERPLRNFSLLVLIAFVGGAFIKNYDQFLEHFHLFFWLVVLLNTMALGLGYICARLWRLPEADVRAVTLETGIHNSALGMALIFTFFPQAGGMLLIAAFWGCWQLLAGLLLALYWSRSAPAASDLAPSSINQGSH; encoded by the coding sequence ATGACGGCCGTTAACCTTGAGTTTTCCCCCACCGCGATGATTGGCCTTAACGCCATCATCGCGCTGATGATGTTTGGTGTTTCCTTAGAACTGCGCGTAGATGATTTCAGGCGAATCCTGCTCGCACCTAAGGCACCGCTGATCGGCATGCTGGTTCAGTTCGTTTTGCTGCCAGCGTCCACCTGCCTGCTGACCATTCTCTTGCCGATTGATCCGTCACTGGCCATGGGCATGATTCTGGTAGCAACCTGCCCCAGCGGCACTTTCTCCAACATCATGACCTGGATTGGCCGGGGCAACGTGGCGGTGTCGGCCAGCGTCACGGCTGTCTCAAGTGTAACGGCGGGGATCTTCACCCCACTGAACTTTGCTCTGTATGCGGGCATCAACCCGCAAACCCGGGCGCTGCTCACCGAGATCAGCGTTGATCCAATCAGCTTGCTGCTGATGGTGCTGTTGGTACTGATCCTGCCGATGGCTTTGGGCATGTTTATCGGCAAAATTCGCCCGCTGTTGGCGCAGAAGCTGGAGCGCCCGCTGCGCAACTTTTCATTGTTGGTGCTGATTGCGTTCGTTGGTGGTGCTTTTATCAAGAACTACGACCAGTTTCTGGAGCACTTCCATCTGTTCTTCTGGCTGGTGGTTCTGCTCAACACCATGGCCCTTGGCTTAGGCTACATCTGTGCCCGCCTGTGGCGCCTGCCTGAAGCGGATGTGCGTGCAGTCACGCTGGAAACCGGCATCCATAACTCAGCGTTGGGCATGGCACTGATCTTCACTTTCTTCCCGCAAGCCGGTGGCATGTTGCTGATCGCCGCGTTCTGGGGCTGCTGGCAGCTGTTAGCCGGTCTGCTACTGGCACTGTACTGGTCGCGCTCGGCACCCGCCGCCTCCGATCTGGCGCCATCGTCTATTAATCAAGGCAGTCACTGA
- a CDS encoding SDR family NAD(P)-dependent oxidoreductase: MQIALITGAASGLGWELARAYHAKGYGLLLNDMNADCLAERVATLGKEHVYGVSGDITDADVQRKLIRTCEEHFGRLDVLINNAGITHRSPTMRTDPAVFRKVMAVDYHAPAELTLKALPLLQLTQGQIIAIGSMAGWMPVLGRAGYCAAKSALAQFFEVLRAEVRQDGISMLMVYPSFLDTPIERNALGADGHAAQHKRSTIGKVRGADWMAEQILKAHEKGVERLFPDRGSWLASLLWRIAPSFYYRKMSERFAGEMG; encoded by the coding sequence ATGCAAATCGCACTAATCACCGGGGCCGCTAGCGGCCTCGGCTGGGAGCTTGCACGCGCCTATCACGCCAAGGGCTACGGTCTGTTGCTCAATGACATGAATGCCGACTGCTTGGCCGAGCGAGTTGCCACCCTAGGCAAAGAGCACGTGTATGGGGTCAGCGGCGACATAACTGATGCGGACGTCCAGCGAAAATTGATTCGTACCTGTGAGGAGCACTTTGGCCGACTCGATGTACTGATCAATAACGCGGGCATTACCCACCGCTCACCGACCATGCGCACAGACCCGGCCGTGTTCCGCAAAGTTATGGCCGTGGACTATCACGCCCCGGCAGAGCTAACACTCAAGGCGCTGCCACTGCTTCAGTTAACCCAGGGTCAGATCATCGCCATTGGTTCCATGGCGGGCTGGATGCCGGTGCTCGGCCGCGCTGGATACTGTGCGGCGAAAAGCGCTCTGGCTCAGTTTTTTGAGGTATTACGCGCCGAGGTCAGGCAAGACGGCATTAGCATGCTGATGGTTTACCCCAGCTTTCTCGATACCCCCATTGAACGCAACGCTCTGGGCGCTGATGGCCATGCAGCCCAACACAAACGCTCAACCATCGGCAAAGTCCGCGGGGCCGACTGGATGGCCGAACAGATCCTCAAGGCCCACGAAAAGGGTGTTGAGCGCCTATTCCCCGATCGTGGCAGTTGGTTAGCCAGTCTGCTTTGGCGAATAGCGCCAAGCTTTTATTACCGCAAGATGAGTGAACGATTTGCTGGGGAGATGGGTTGA
- a CDS encoding sulfite exporter TauE/SafE family protein, producing MEFAWIALAGFILLAYTLEAITGFGSIVIALSLGALLLPIEQLLPILVPLNICMTGFLVWRHRSQIDRKLLLGMILPGMVLGTLIGYVILPWLDAALAKRLFGALVLWFAARELWRLRRNLAQQARPMWLNRIISLCAGISHGLFASGGPLLVFALAGTPLDKARLRATLVTVWFTLNSLLTICFLFDGRLQPALPQILTYAPLLLIGVWLGERLHQRFNEQHFRIAIYLLLLVTGGLLLAPWSLI from the coding sequence ATGGAATTTGCCTGGATCGCCCTGGCTGGTTTTATTCTGCTGGCCTACACGCTTGAAGCCATCACCGGTTTTGGCAGCATTGTGATTGCTCTGTCGCTAGGGGCACTGCTGCTGCCAATTGAGCAATTGCTACCGATTCTGGTTCCGCTGAACATCTGCATGACTGGTTTTCTGGTGTGGCGTCACCGCAGTCAAATCGACCGCAAATTGCTGCTGGGCATGATTCTGCCGGGTATGGTGCTCGGCACCCTGATTGGCTATGTGATTCTGCCTTGGCTGGATGCTGCCTTGGCCAAACGCCTATTTGGCGCCTTGGTGCTGTGGTTTGCGGCCCGCGAGCTGTGGCGCCTGCGTCGCAATTTGGCCCAGCAGGCCAGGCCCATGTGGCTTAACCGCATCATCAGTTTGTGTGCGGGTATTAGCCATGGCCTATTTGCATCGGGCGGGCCGCTGCTGGTCTTTGCCTTGGCAGGCACACCGCTGGATAAAGCCCGTCTTCGCGCCACTCTGGTGACCGTGTGGTTCACCCTGAACAGCCTGTTGACGATCTGCTTCCTGTTCGACGGTCGTCTGCAACCGGCCCTGCCACAGATTCTCACCTACGCCCCACTGCTGTTGATCGGTGTGTGGCTGGGCGAGCGCCTGCATCAACGCTTTAACGAACAACACTTCCGTATAGCGATTTACCTGTTGCTGCTGGTCACCGGCGGCCTGCTTCTTGCCCCATGGAGCCTGATATGA
- a CDS encoding N-acyl-D-glutamate amidohydrolase, which translates to MSHDIIIKNGLYFDGSNQPGQIRHIGIKDGRIDVLSLRPLDESGCPNVIDASGKWITPGFLEIHSHYDAEVIAAPALKESVRHGVTTVTIGSCSISMVLADAVDCSDLFTRVEAVPREYVLPILEQKKTWRDAKGYRAFYDQLELGPNVNSFLGHSELRVAVMGLERATSRVKPTEAEMQRMEELLEEALDAGCIGLSVMTTRLDKMDGDRAWSSPLPSTFATWKEFSRLFAVLRRRGAVLQGAPNAVTKVNVFAFLWQAHGWFRKPLKCSMLTALDLKAQPFLHRITRASGWLANKVLRGHFRWQTLPAPFNLHLEGLNVNAFEEFGAGEILRNIKDPDELYSKVKEPEFRALFKKQVKAVLTKGLWHRDFSDCWVIDCPDKEMVGKNFKQLGQARGLDPVDAYFELACQYREELKWTTCYGNVRIPIMRQLLASPWTQPGFADSGAHLRSIAQYNFPLRFLKYVRDAQLEGAPFMELGHAIHRLTGELADFIGVDAGYIRVGDRADLVIVNPEGLTDELDEMHEAPMEVLGLVRVVKRNDAAVEATLINGRIAYQREQGFPDTLGKTRDFGRFLPSEQVLSRQPVSGMQPALA; encoded by the coding sequence ATGAGCCACGACATCATTATTAAAAACGGCCTGTACTTCGATGGCAGCAACCAACCGGGTCAAATTCGACACATCGGCATTAAAGACGGCCGTATTGATGTGTTGAGCCTGCGCCCGTTGGATGAAAGCGGCTGCCCCAACGTGATCGACGCCAGCGGTAAATGGATCACCCCAGGCTTCCTTGAAATTCACTCGCACTACGATGCCGAGGTGATTGCCGCGCCGGCCCTGAAAGAGTCGGTGCGCCACGGCGTTACCACAGTCACCATCGGCTCGTGCTCCATCAGCATGGTGCTGGCCGATGCTGTGGACTGCTCCGACCTTTTCACCCGCGTAGAAGCAGTACCCCGCGAATACGTCCTGCCCATCCTTGAGCAGAAGAAAACTTGGCGCGATGCCAAAGGCTACCGCGCCTTCTACGATCAACTGGAGCTGGGGCCGAACGTGAACTCCTTCCTGGGTCATTCAGAGCTGCGTGTAGCAGTGATGGGCCTCGAACGCGCAACCAGCCGGGTCAAGCCTACGGAAGCTGAAATGCAGCGCATGGAAGAGCTGCTCGAAGAAGCACTCGACGCAGGCTGTATTGGTCTGTCGGTGATGACCACCCGCCTGGACAAGATGGACGGCGACCGCGCCTGGTCCAGTCCGCTGCCCTCCACGTTCGCCACCTGGAAAGAATTCTCCCGCCTGTTTGCTGTGCTCCGTCGTCGCGGCGCCGTGCTTCAGGGCGCGCCAAACGCCGTAACCAAGGTCAACGTGTTTGCCTTCCTCTGGCAAGCCCACGGCTGGTTCCGTAAGCCGCTTAAGTGCTCGATGCTGACCGCCCTGGACCTCAAGGCGCAGCCGTTCCTGCACCGCATCACCCGTGCTTCGGGCTGGCTGGCTAATAAAGTCCTGCGCGGGCACTTCCGCTGGCAGACGTTACCTGCCCCCTTCAACCTGCACCTTGAAGGACTCAACGTGAATGCCTTTGAGGAGTTTGGCGCCGGGGAAATCCTGCGCAACATCAAAGACCCGGATGAGCTGTACAGCAAAGTCAAAGAGCCCGAGTTCCGCGCCCTGTTCAAGAAGCAGGTCAAGGCAGTTCTCACCAAAGGCCTGTGGCACCGTGACTTCTCTGACTGCTGGGTGATCGACTGCCCGGATAAAGAGATGGTCGGCAAAAACTTCAAACAACTCGGCCAGGCACGCGGCCTCGATCCTGTGGACGCTTACTTCGAACTGGCCTGCCAGTACCGCGAAGAACTTAAGTGGACCACCTGCTACGGCAACGTGCGCATTCCCATTATGCGCCAGCTGCTGGCCAGCCCTTGGACTCAACCCGGCTTTGCCGACTCGGGTGCCCACCTGCGCTCCATCGCTCAATACAACTTCCCGCTGCGCTTCCTCAAGTATGTGCGTGATGCACAACTGGAAGGCGCACCGTTTATGGAACTGGGCCACGCCATCCACCGCCTGACTGGCGAATTGGCTGACTTTATCGGCGTAGATGCGGGCTATATTCGTGTCGGCGACCGCGCTGATCTGGTCATCGTCAACCCTGAAGGGCTAACCGATGAGCTGGACGAAATGCACGAAGCCCCTATGGAAGTACTGGGCTTGGTGCGCGTTGTGAAACGTAACGATGCCGCTGTTGAGGCCACCCTGATCAATGGCCGCATCGCCTACCAACGCGAACAAGGCTTCCCTGACACACTGGGCAAAACCCGTGACTTTGGCCGTTTCCTGCCCAGCGAACAGGTCCTGTCACGCCAGCCCGTAAGCGGTATGCAACCGGCACTGGCATAA
- a CDS encoding 3-deoxy-7-phosphoheptulonate synthase class II, producing MQHAWTPDSWRSKPIQQQPQYPDADHLAQVERTLAGFPPLVFAGEARELRRQFAEVTQGRAFLLQGGDCAESFAEFSAAKIRDTFKVLLQMAIVMTFAAGCPVVKVGRMAGQFAKPRSANDETIDGVTLPAYRGDIVNGISFDAASRVPDPERLLQAYHQSTASLNLLRAFAQGGFADLHQVHKWNLDFIANSALSEKYSQLADRIDETLAFMRACGMDSAAQVRETSFFTAHEALLLNYEQAFVRQDSLTGGWYDCSAHMLWIGDRTRQLDGAHVEFLRGVGNPIGVKVGPSMDSEELIRLIDILNPDNDPGRLNLIVRMGANKVEAGLPRLIQAVQREGRNVLWSSDPMHGNTIKASTGYKTREFEQILAEVKQFFAVHQAEGSYAGGIHIEMTGQNVTECTGGARPITEDNLSDRYHTHCDPRMNADQSLELAFMIAETLKQVRR from the coding sequence ATGCAGCACGCTTGGACACCCGACAGCTGGAGAAGCAAACCCATCCAGCAACAGCCGCAATACCCTGATGCCGATCACCTGGCCCAAGTAGAACGCACCCTGGCAGGCTTCCCGCCGCTGGTGTTCGCGGGTGAAGCCCGGGAGTTACGGCGCCAGTTTGCGGAAGTGACCCAAGGCCGGGCCTTCCTTCTACAGGGCGGCGACTGCGCCGAGAGCTTTGCTGAGTTCAGCGCAGCTAAAATCCGCGACACGTTTAAAGTGCTGCTGCAAATGGCCATTGTCATGACCTTTGCTGCGGGCTGTCCGGTCGTCAAAGTCGGGCGCATGGCAGGCCAGTTCGCCAAGCCGCGCTCAGCTAATGACGAGACCATCGACGGCGTCACCCTGCCCGCCTACCGCGGCGATATCGTCAACGGCATCAGCTTCGATGCAGCCAGCCGCGTCCCTGATCCGGAACGCCTGCTCCAGGCCTACCACCAGTCCACGGCCAGCCTCAATTTGCTGCGGGCCTTTGCCCAAGGCGGCTTTGCCGACCTGCATCAGGTGCATAAATGGAACCTCGACTTCATCGCCAACTCAGCCCTGAGCGAGAAGTACAGCCAACTGGCTGACCGCATTGATGAAACCCTGGCGTTCATGCGTGCCTGCGGTATGGACAGCGCTGCGCAGGTCCGTGAAACCAGCTTCTTTACTGCCCACGAAGCACTGCTGCTAAACTACGAACAAGCCTTCGTCCGCCAAGACAGCCTCACCGGCGGCTGGTACGACTGCTCGGCGCATATGCTGTGGATCGGCGACCGTACCCGCCAGCTTGATGGCGCCCATGTCGAGTTCTTGCGCGGCGTTGGCAATCCGATCGGCGTCAAGGTCGGGCCTAGCATGGACAGTGAAGAACTAATCCGTTTGATCGACATCCTCAACCCGGACAATGACCCTGGACGCCTCAACCTCATCGTACGTATGGGCGCCAATAAAGTTGAAGCGGGACTGCCGCGACTGATCCAAGCCGTGCAACGTGAAGGTCGCAACGTGTTGTGGAGTTCAGACCCGATGCACGGCAACACCATCAAAGCCAGCACAGGCTACAAAACCCGTGAGTTCGAGCAGATTCTGGCTGAGGTTAAACAGTTCTTCGCCGTGCATCAGGCCGAAGGCAGTTATGCGGGCGGGATTCATATTGAGATGACCGGGCAAAACGTCACCGAGTGCACAGGCGGCGCACGGCCAATCACGGAAGACAATCTGTCCGACCGGTATCACACCCACTGCGACCCGCGCATGAATGCTGACCAGTCCCTGGAGCTGGCCTTTATGATTGCTGAAACGCTCAAGCAAGTGCGCCGTTGA
- a CDS encoding DUF2897 family protein, which produces MTWSVGLLILLSLAAIAGGLTVLLRTAKPLPLTDEQLKKIKEREVEQERKDAQDR; this is translated from the coding sequence ATGACTTGGTCTGTAGGACTTTTAATACTACTTTCGCTGGCTGCTATCGCCGGTGGTTTAACGGTGCTGCTTCGAACAGCCAAGCCATTGCCGCTGACAGACGAACAGCTCAAGAAAATCAAAGAGCGGGAAGTTGAGCAGGAACGCAAAGACGCTCAGGATCGTTGA
- a CDS encoding transporter substrate-binding domain-containing protein: MPMLSRLLHQFLMLFGGLLISGASFAAQEVRVAAAYFPPYVYKPDHDYAEGLQAGLLTVLNESQTEFRFVAVPTSLMRRFRDLEQGRTDMSLFENPLWGWSNFANHQIDMGLVDTEVFVARKEPGRTQAYFDRLDGKRLVLFAAYHYRFADYRIEPAFLSSEFNAVLGHSHESNLLMLLHGRADIAPMTRSFIESYIMRNPRYSDRVMISERVDQVYRHQAILREGAPITPEQFTTIYEALRDSGKLQNIFGNYGITVLPRSAMTR, encoded by the coding sequence ATGCCGATGCTTAGCCGGTTATTGCACCAGTTTCTAATGTTATTTGGGGGGCTGCTAATTAGTGGTGCGAGTTTTGCTGCTCAAGAAGTCCGTGTGGCTGCTGCTTACTTCCCACCTTATGTATACAAGCCTGACCATGATTATGCTGAAGGGTTACAGGCAGGGTTGCTGACTGTCCTTAACGAAAGCCAGACTGAGTTCCGCTTTGTGGCGGTACCCACTTCACTGATGCGACGTTTTCGCGATCTGGAACAGGGACGAACCGATATGAGCTTATTTGAAAATCCTCTATGGGGATGGAGTAACTTTGCCAACCACCAAATTGACATGGGTTTAGTGGACACAGAGGTTTTTGTTGCGCGAAAGGAGCCAGGGCGTACCCAAGCGTACTTTGACCGCCTTGATGGAAAACGCTTGGTCTTATTCGCGGCGTATCACTATCGTTTTGCTGATTACAGAATAGAGCCTGCATTTTTGAGCAGCGAGTTCAATGCTGTGTTAGGGCACTCTCACGAGAGCAATTTACTTATGCTGCTGCATGGGCGTGCAGACATTGCACCCATGACACGGTCCTTCATCGAGAGCTACATCATGCGCAACCCGCGGTATTCCGACCGGGTGATGATCTCCGAGAGGGTCGACCAGGTGTACCGTCACCAGGCGATTCTGCGCGAGGGCGCGCCGATCACGCCTGAGCAGTTCACAACGATTTATGAAGCGTTGCGTGACAGTGGCAAACTTCAGAACATTTTTGGCAATTACGGCATCACCGTACTTCCGCGATCTGCAATGACTCGCTGA
- a CDS encoding PQQ-dependent catabolism-associated CXXCW motif protein: MMRCMPLSLGLSLLTGLLLSVPAQGAPDLFNADGFRSSHYRSPTPAHAEHAHTLDTESLQNLLNSKDVALIDVYGRQWLHGQFIEDEIHANLPGSIWLANTGLGKLDQYWQQYFEDNLKRISHGDKSWPMVFYCRSDCWLGWNAVKRAHQLGYSNLYWFRDGVDAWQQAGLQLVPAQPEPFTPAR, encoded by the coding sequence ATGATGCGCTGCATGCCCCTATCGTTAGGGCTATCACTGCTTACTGGGTTACTGCTGAGTGTCCCTGCACAGGGCGCTCCGGATCTGTTTAATGCAGACGGGTTCCGCAGCAGCCACTACCGGAGCCCTACACCCGCCCATGCTGAACATGCCCATACTCTCGATACAGAATCACTACAAAACCTGCTGAACAGTAAGGACGTTGCACTGATTGACGTTTACGGTCGCCAATGGCTGCATGGACAGTTTATTGAGGACGAAATACACGCCAACTTACCCGGAAGCATTTGGCTGGCCAATACAGGCTTGGGCAAGCTGGATCAGTACTGGCAGCAGTACTTCGAAGACAACCTAAAACGCATTAGTCATGGCGATAAGAGCTGGCCTATGGTCTTCTACTGCCGCTCCGACTGCTGGTTAGGCTGGAACGCCGTGAAACGAGCCCATCAATTGGGTTACAGCAACCTGTACTGGTTCAGAGATGGTGTTGATGCTTGGCAACAAGCAGGTTTGCAGCTCGTTCCAGCCCAACCGGAACCCTTTACACCAGCACGCTAA
- a CDS encoding response regulator transcription factor: MYKILIADDHPLFREAICSVIADGFPGSTIMETADLDSALALTHEHDDLDLILLDLNMPGMHGLNGLINLRNEAPTIPVVIVSAEQDKQIVLQAITYGAVGFITKSSPRNQMTNAIQQILNGNVYLPPDIIRTQKSGSQRSNPDHQTFPPELLQALTRKQLLVLERMTKGESNKQIAYSLDIAETTVKAHVSAILRKLNVHNRVQAILSAGDIDFAAYLRR, translated from the coding sequence ATGTACAAGATTCTGATCGCCGACGACCATCCACTGTTTCGCGAAGCCATTTGCAGCGTGATTGCCGATGGATTTCCCGGCAGTACCATCATGGAAACCGCTGATCTGGACAGCGCGCTCGCGTTGACCCACGAACACGACGATCTGGACCTGATCCTGCTCGATCTGAACATGCCAGGCATGCATGGCCTCAATGGCCTGATCAACCTGCGTAATGAAGCGCCCACTATCCCTGTTGTGATTGTTTCTGCCGAGCAAGACAAACAGATCGTGCTGCAGGCCATCACCTACGGCGCTGTAGGTTTTATTACCAAGAGCTCCCCGCGCAACCAGATGACCAATGCCATCCAGCAGATTCTCAACGGCAACGTATACCTGCCACCGGATATCATCCGTACGCAGAAATCAGGCTCCCAACGTAGCAACCCCGATCATCAAACGTTCCCACCGGAGCTGCTGCAAGCCCTGACGCGCAAACAACTGTTGGTGCTTGAGCGTATGACTAAAGGCGAGTCAAATAAGCAGATTGCTTATAGCCTGGACATTGCAGAAACCACCGTAAAAGCACACGTATCGGCGATTTTGCGCAAACTCAACGTGCACAATCGTGTGCAGGCTATTTTGTCTGCCGGGGACATTGATTTCGCAGCCTATTTGCGCCGCTGA
- a CDS encoding DMT family transporter has product MTALVFTTILFAAALHASWNAIVKAGKDTFLTTVLVSAFAAIWALIGLPFLPVPDSQSWPYIFISTLLQVIYCYLLATVYRLADMSLVYPLMRGVAPIIVALTATHFLGEKLTGLTWLGILIVCSGVLFALVRMKSGNAKGVMLALLNAFIIAGYTLSDGIGVRLSGSPVAYTLWVFLLAGVLILIWPLVVQRRAFFAYTGQNWRLGAVGGMGAIASYGLALWAMIGAPVAVVAALRESSILFAALISFFILKERVDAVRVISACLIVVGVAVLRCAS; this is encoded by the coding sequence ATGACTGCGCTGGTTTTTACGACAATATTATTCGCCGCAGCTTTGCATGCGTCATGGAACGCCATTGTTAAAGCCGGTAAGGATACATTTCTAACGACGGTTCTTGTTTCGGCCTTTGCGGCGATTTGGGCGCTGATTGGCTTGCCTTTTTTACCTGTGCCAGACTCGCAAAGCTGGCCTTATATTTTTATTTCGACCCTCTTGCAGGTTATCTACTGCTATCTGTTAGCGACTGTCTATCGACTGGCCGACATGAGTTTGGTTTACCCGCTGATGCGAGGAGTGGCGCCAATCATTGTGGCGCTTACAGCAACGCATTTTCTGGGCGAAAAGCTTACAGGGCTAACCTGGTTGGGCATCCTGATAGTTTGTTCAGGTGTTTTGTTTGCTCTGGTAAGAATGAAAAGCGGCAACGCTAAGGGTGTGATGCTGGCACTGTTGAATGCCTTCATCATTGCCGGTTATACGTTGAGTGACGGTATTGGCGTGCGCCTTTCGGGATCGCCTGTGGCTTACACCTTGTGGGTGTTTTTGTTGGCGGGTGTGTTGATCTTGATCTGGCCGCTTGTGGTCCAGCGTCGGGCATTCTTCGCTTACACCGGGCAGAACTGGCGATTAGGGGCAGTTGGGGGAATGGGGGCGATTGCGTCCTACGGCCTGGCGCTTTGGGCCATGATCGGTGCCCCGGTGGCGGTCGTTGCTGCTTTGCGAGAGAGTTCAATACTGTTTGCGGCGCTCATTTCGTTCTTCATCCTTAAAGAACGGGTTGACGCTGTTCGGGTTATTTCAGCCTGTCTCATTGTTGTGGGTGTGGCGGTACTGCGCTGCGCGTCATAG